TGGGAGCCGGGCGCCATCATCGCCGACAAGGAAAGCGGTGTTTACGCCGACCCTGCAAAGGTCCACGAAATCGTTCACGAAGGTGAATTCTTCAAATGCCGTGGCCGCCATTTCGTCGCACCGTCGCCGCAGGGACAGCCCGTGCTCTGGCAGGCGGGATCCTCCGAAAGAGGCCGGGATTTTGCCGCAGAACATGCGGAAGCGATTTTTGCGATCCATCCCGATATTGCTCAGATGCGCGCCTATTCCGACGATCTGAATGGCCGGGTGACCGGCAAATTCGGGCGGGCGGCAGGAAGCGTCAAGATGATCTACGGCGTGCAGCCGATCGTGGCTGAGACGCGCCGGGAGGCGGAGCGCAAGTTTGACGATATTCGTGCGCTTTTGCCGAGAGAAGGCTCGCTCGCCATGCTGTCGGGACAGCTGAGCGTCGATTTTTCCAGATACGATCCCGATACACCCCTGCAGGAGATCGAGATACCCGGGATCCAGGGGGTTAAGGATGCCCTGGTCAGATCAGGGGCCGGCGCTGAGGTAACGATCGCGCAAGCGGCCGATATCTACTCCATGCGTTTTGCCATGCCGGCACTTGTCGGCTCGCCGTCGGATGTGGCCGACCAGCTGGAACTGTATATGGACGAGGGCGGGGCTGATGGCTTCATGCTGCTCGCAACCTACACGCCCGGCTGTTTTGAGGAATTCGTGGATCTCGTCGTTCCCGAACTCCAGCGGCGTGGCCGCTACCGGACGGCCTATGCCGGAAAGACGCTTCGTGAAAACCTCCTGCAGAATTGAAAAAACGCTATGACACAAAAAAAGGCTCACCTCCTCGGCTTCATCCAGCACGGCGTCAACAGCCATGCCACGGGGATGTGGCGCCATCCCAAGGACAAGGTCGGCTGGGATTATGCCAGCCCCGGCTATTGGCAGCATATGGCGCGCACCATGGAGCGCGGCCTGTTCGACGCGATGTTCATCGCCGATGAGCTGGCACCCTACAACACCCATGGCAATTCCTCCGATCTCACCGTGAAATATGCGGTGCAATGCCCAACCCATGAACCATCGACGATCGCGCCGATCATCACCGGGGCAACCAAGCATCTTGGGGTAGGGGTCACGCTTTCGACGGCGTTCGAGCACCCCTATTCGATGGCACGCCGGCTTTCGAGCCTTGACCACCTGTCCGGCGGCCGCGTCGCCTGGAATGTCGTCTCGTCCTACTCGAAAAGCGAGTGGGATGCCTATGGCGCGGAGATGAGCGAGCGGGGGCACCGGTATGAGCGCCTGGAAGAATATATGGAGCTTTGCTACAAGCTCTGGAATTCCTGGGAGCCTGACGCCATCATCGCCGACAAGGCAAGCGGCATCTATGCCGATCCCGAAAAGGTCCACGAAGTCATCCACGAGGGCGAATTCTTCAAATGCCGCGGCCGCCATTTCGTGGCACCGTCGCCGCAGGGGCAACCGGTGCTCTGGCAGGCGGGATCATCCGATCGGGGCCGGGACTTCGCCGCCAAACATGCCGAGGCGATCTTCGCCGTCCTTCCGACCGTCAACCGCATGCGCGACTATAGCCGCGACCTCGACCAACGGGTGCGCGAGCGTTTCGGCAGAAAAGAAGGCAGCGTCAAGCTGATCTTCGGTGTCCAGACGGTCGTCGCGGAAACCCGCGAAGAGGCGCAGGCGAAATATGAACGCATCAAGGCCTGCATCCCGCTCGAGGGTGCGCTCGCCTGGATGTCGGGACATTTCGGACTGGATTTCTCGAAATACGACCTGGACGAATATGTCCAGAACATCGAAGTGCCGGGTATCCAGGGATTGTTCGAATCGATCCTCTACGCGCGCGACGGCGCGCCCGTGACCATCGGCGAAGCGGCGATCATCTATGCGCAGGGCATGGGCATGCCCGTCCTCGTCGGCACGCCATCCGATATCGCCGATAAACTGGAAACCTTCATGGACGAAGGCGGCGCCGACGGCTTCATGCTGATCGCAACCTACACTCCAGGCTGCTTCGAAGAGTTCGTCGATCTCGTCGTCCCGGAACTGCAACGCCGCGGCCGGTATCGCAACGCTTATCCCGGCACGACGTTGCGGGACAATTTGTTGGGGGATTGAGGGATTGAGATGGGGTGTGGAGTGGTCGTTTGCTGGGGGCAAATGACGCGACGGGTGACGAGCTTCTTTGGGAACCCGGAAAGCCAGGCTAGCTTGTAGCCGGTCTGGGAAGGATATCAATTGCTTGAAGACCATTGACCTGAGACCCATCGTCCCTCCAGTTTTCAGGAGAGTCTTCGGTTTATTTGCTCTGAGCCCAAACCTTGGATCGCCGGGGATTAGAGTTTCCGGGCTTTCATCACGATGACGGGCTGGTGGCGCCACCGGGATTATGTATCGCAATCGGGACGTTATATCCGATTGCCGAGTGAGGACGATCCTCATTGTAGTATCGACGCCAAGTCTCCAACTTTTCGCGCGAATCCGCAAGGGTCAGAAACCAGTGCGCGTTCAGGCATTCGGCCCGCAGCTTGCTGTTGAACGCTTTAACGAAGCCATTGTCGGTCGGTTTGCCTGGCCGCGAGAAGTCAAGCGTGACCTTGTTGACGTAGGCCCAAAGGTCCATATCGCGGGAGATAAACTCTCTGCCATTATCGACCCTGATCGTTTTGGGATAGCCGGTCTTCTCACAGACACGGTCCAGCGTCTGAACGACATCATCGATTTGCCCCGGCCCGTCCATTTGCCGCTATTACGAATTGTTGAAGCGGCTCAAACGCCGGCAGCGACCATTGTGTATATCTTGCGGGTCTGCTCGTGGATCGTCCATTCGCCGCGCCAGCCGAGCGGCAGCACGAACAT
The sequence above is drawn from the Pararhizobium qamdonense genome and encodes:
- a CDS encoding LLM class flavin-dependent oxidoreductase — translated: MTEKKKAHFLGFIQNGVNSHATGMWRHPKDKVGWDFTRPDYWQHMARTMERGLFDAIFIADELAPYSSFADSSDATVKWAVQCPTHEPSTIVPIITTATSHLGVGITLSTAFEHPYSMARRLSSLDHLSGGRVAWNIVGSYSKSEWDAYGATMDDRSRRYDRIEEYVGLCKRLWNSWEPGAIIADKESGVYADPAKVHEIVHEGEFFKCRGRHFVAPSPQGQPVLWQAGSSERGRDFAAEHAEAIFAIHPDIAQMRAYSDDLNGRVTGKFGRAAGSVKMIYGVQPIVAETRREAERKFDDIRALLPREGSLAMLSGQLSVDFSRYDPDTPLQEIEIPGIQGVKDALVRSGAGAEVTIAQAADIYSMRFAMPALVGSPSDVADQLELYMDEGGADGFMLLATYTPGCFEEFVDLVVPELQRRGRYRTAYAGKTLRENLLQN
- a CDS encoding LLM class flavin-dependent oxidoreductase, whose protein sequence is MTQKKAHLLGFIQHGVNSHATGMWRHPKDKVGWDYASPGYWQHMARTMERGLFDAMFIADELAPYNTHGNSSDLTVKYAVQCPTHEPSTIAPIITGATKHLGVGVTLSTAFEHPYSMARRLSSLDHLSGGRVAWNVVSSYSKSEWDAYGAEMSERGHRYERLEEYMELCYKLWNSWEPDAIIADKASGIYADPEKVHEVIHEGEFFKCRGRHFVAPSPQGQPVLWQAGSSDRGRDFAAKHAEAIFAVLPTVNRMRDYSRDLDQRVRERFGRKEGSVKLIFGVQTVVAETREEAQAKYERIKACIPLEGALAWMSGHFGLDFSKYDLDEYVQNIEVPGIQGLFESILYARDGAPVTIGEAAIIYAQGMGMPVLVGTPSDIADKLETFMDEGGADGFMLIATYTPGCFEEFVDLVVPELQRRGRYRNAYPGTTLRDNLLGD